The following are encoded in a window of Dioscorea cayenensis subsp. rotundata cultivar TDr96_F1 chromosome 16, TDr96_F1_v2_PseudoChromosome.rev07_lg8_w22 25.fasta, whole genome shotgun sequence genomic DNA:
- the LOC120279545 gene encoding PTI1-like tyrosine-protein kinase At3g15890, with protein sequence MAPRMSGCCLVDKGAVVAQKTVKELDCSWETYSLKELLHATNHFSEKNKLGEGGFGTVYLGHTNKGKQIAVKKLKGTTAKAEMDFAVEVEILGRVRHKNLLGLRGFYAGGDERLIVYDYMPNHSIESHLHGNLATYALLDWPRRMTIAIGAAEGLVYLHHVAKPHIIHRDIKASNVLLDSKFNPRVADFGFAKLISEDVSHMTTKVKGTLGYLAPEYAMWGKVSKSCDVYSYGILVLELITGKKPVEKLEDGKKRDIVQWVTPFLEQGNIEDLVDHNIASGKFEFAQLKVVLNVAMECINNNREKRPTMKQVIKVLMYGWEEKRLKEILWNNDSDGEEDQENNVGEKKKVRLSSADSTPIKMEMKKR encoded by the exons ATGGCGCCGCGCATGAGTGGGTGTTGTCTGGTAGACAAGGGAGCCGTGGTTGCTCAAAA GACAGTGAAAGAGCTAGATTGTTCATGGGAGACTTATTCATTGAAAGAACTTCTTCATGCCACCAACCATTTCAGTGAGAAAAATAAACTTGGTGAGGGAGGGTTTGGGACTGTATACTTGGGACATACCAACAAAGGAAAACAG ATTGCagtgaaaaaattaaaaggtaCAACAGCAAAGGCCGAGATGGACTTCGCGGTGGAGGTAGAGATACTAGGTAGGGTGCGGCACAAAAATTTGCTAGGACTTAGAGGATTCTACGCCGGAGGAGATGAAAGACTCATTGTCTATGATTACATGCCCAATCACAGCATCGAAAGCCATCTCCACGGCAATCTAGCAACCTATGCGTTGCTTGATTGGCCCCGGAGAATGACAATTGCTATTGGTGCCGCGGAGGGACTTGT CTATTTGCATCACGTAGCAAAACCACATATAATCCATAGAGACATCAAAGCGAGCAATGTGCTTCTCGACTCTAAGTTCAATCCCCGAGTGGCCGATTTTGGCTTTGCGAAGCTAATATCGGAGGATGTGAGCCATATGACGACGAAAGTTAAAGGAACACTGGGGTACTTGGCTCCCGAATATGCCATGTGGGGGAAGGTTTCGAAGAGTTGCGATGTTTATAGCTACGGAATACTTGTTCTTGAGCTTATCACAGGAAAGAAACCAGTAGAAAAGCTTGAAGATGGGAAGAAAAGGGACATTGTACAGTGGGTGACACCATTTTTGGAGCAAGGCAACATTGAAGATCTAGTGGACCATAACATTGCTAGTGGTAAGTTTGAATTTGCTCAACTCAAGGTTGTATTGAATGTGGCCATGGAATGTATTAATAATAACAGGGAGAAAAGGCCTACAATGAAGCAAGTAATAAAAGTGCTTATGTATGGGTGGGAGGAGAAGAGGCTGAAAGAGATCTTATGGAACAATGACAGTGATGGAGAAGAGGATCAGGAGAATAATgtaggagaaaagaaaaaggttagACTCTCTTCAGCTGATTCTACCCCTATTAAGATGGAAATGAAGAAGAGGTAA
- the LOC120279223 gene encoding LOW QUALITY PROTEIN: receptor-like serine/threonine-protein kinase At2g45590 (The sequence of the model RefSeq protein was modified relative to this genomic sequence to represent the inferred CDS: inserted 2 bases in 1 codon), whose amino-acid sequence MPSRPQPPPQPPPAAIVRHRLMLGPLMACAAVGVVIAAATVLIFVLCRRRASRRRTKPVEPKASPPPTLQMMTTTTALMRFSYSQLRRATGSFSPSHRLGQGGFGPVFRGELSSGQEVAVKVMDAGSLQGEREFQNELSLAEKMMAMSDRCWIVPPLGYCYSEEKQSLWRRFKRKDDNDDDEEPAPVRRILLVYDLMHNGSLQDALLDRRCPELADWHRRFSVAVDIARGLQFLHSICDPPVIHGDIKPSNILLDSNLSARIADFGLARFKNSVTDEPAAVAPQLDEEDVVEIEVDDDDDDDDDDVDDEGEIGSKAEKSKRIDDDTSVITITTISVDKSPEESPVETTGLEAASTSEVTGFDRMSVDSGSRRSGRKKTGSVLSGKDWWWRQDTGGASSDAGSSSVKDYVMEWIRTEIKKERPKSDWIAATPTASSEXAPKPKPLEKKKHSKRLEWWASLDEERIKKKEKNRPAREWWREEFCEELTNKHKRKMLAKSFSNVEAGEHQWWQKDEETTTRKKKKKKKNKKKSWSRSSMDGWIEGNNGEVRIAGRRSSRDWASVDIPRSGTISSTPSMRGTVCYVAPEYGGGGPLSEKCDIYSFGVLLLVLISGRRPLQVTASPMSEFERANLISWARHLAHLGRLFDLVDPLLRAVDRDQVLVCITVALLCIQRSPVRRPSSKEIVAMLSGQSEPPNLPLEFSPSPPGGFTFNLRKQ is encoded by the exons ATGCCTTCCCGGCCACAGCCGCCGCCACAGCCGCCTCCGGCGGCGATCGTGCGGCACCGACTGATGCTCGGCCCATTGATGGCCTGCGCTGCTGTGGGTGTTGTCATCGCTGCCGCTACCGTGCTCATCTTCGTCCTCTGCCGCCGACGAGCGTCCCGCCGACGAACGAAGCCGGTGGAGCCGAAGGCTTCTCCGCCTCCAACTCTCCAGATGATGACGACGACGACCGCGCTGATGCGGTTTAGCTACTCGCAGCTGCGCCGAGCCACTGGGTCGTTCTCGCCGTCGCATCGGCTCGGGCAGGGAGGGTTTGGCCCGGTGTTTCGCGGCGAGCTCTCGTCTGGGCAGGAGGTTGCTGTGAAGGTCATGGACGCGGGGTCTCTTCAGGGTGAGCGTGAGTTCCAGAACGAGCTCTCTCTCGCTGAGAAGATGATGGCCATGTCTGATCGGTGCTGGATTGTTCCTCCTCTGGGTTACTGCTATTCCGAGGAAAAGCAGTCTCTATGGCGGCGATTCAAGAGAAAGGATGACAACGACGACGATGAAGAGCCGGCGCCGGTGCGCCGGATCCTTTTGGTCTACGATTTGATGCATAATGGCAGCCTCCAGGACGCGTTGCTTGACAGGCGGTGCCCGGAGCTTGCCGATTGGCACCGCCGTTTCTCCGTCGCCGTCGACATCGCTCGTGGCCTTCAGTTTCTTCACTCCATTTGTGACCCCCCTGTGATCCATGGAGACATCAAGCCCAGCAACATCCTCCTTGATTCCAACCTCTCTGCTCGGATCGCCGACTTCGGTCTCGCCCGATTCAAGAACTCCGTCACCGACGAGCCTGCTGCTGTTGCTCCGCAGCTTGATGAAGAGGACGTTGTTGAGATTgaggttgatgatgatgatgatgatgatgatgatgatgttgatgatgaggGGGAGATTGGATCCAAGGCGGAGAAGAGCAAGAGGATTGATGATGATACGTCGGTGATTACCATCACGACGATTAGCGTCGATAAGTCGCCGGAGGAGTCGCCGGTGGAGACGACGGGATTGGAAGCGGCGTCGACGTCGGAAGTAACGGGATTTGATCGGATGAGCGTCGATAGCGGAAGCCGGAGGAGTGGTCGGAAGAAGACCGGCAGCGTTCTCTCTGGCAAAGACTGGTGGTGGCGCCAGGACACCGGCGGCGCAAGTTCAGACGCCGGAAGCAGCAGCGTCAAGGACTATGTCATGGAGTGGATCCGTACAGAGATCAAGAAAGAACGCCCCAAAAGCGATTGGATAGCCGCCACGCCCACTGCCTCTTCAGA GGCTCCAAAGCCGAAACcgctggagaagaagaagcattcCAAGAGATTAGAATGGTGGGCTTCTCTCGACGAGGAGAGGatcaagaagaaggagaagaaccgGCCTGCTAGGGAATGGTGGCGCGAGGAGTTCTGTGAGGAGCTCACTAACAAGCACAAGCGCAAGATGCTTGCCAAATCCTTCAGCAATGTGGAAGCTGGTGAGCACCAATGGTGGCAAAAGGATGAAGAAACTACAactagaaagaagaagaagaagaaaaagaataagaagaagagctGGAGCAGGTCAAGCATGGATGGTTGGATTGAAGGCAACAATGGTGAGGTGAGAATTGCCGGGAGACGGAGCAGCAGAGATTGGGCAAGTGTAGACATTCCTCGGAGCGGCACAATCAGTAGCACGCCAAGTATGCGTGGTACTGTCTGCTATGTTGCTCCGGAGTATGGTGGTGGCGGTCCTCTGTCCGAAAAATGCGACATTTATAGCTTTGGAgttcttttacttgtgctcatCTCTGGCCGGAGGCCATTGCAAGTGACAGCCTCACCAATGTCGGAGTTTGAGAGAGCTAATCTTATATCATGGGCTCGACACCTTGCTCATTTAGGTAGACTTTTTGATCTAGTTGATCCATTGCTTAGAGCTGTTGACAGGGACCAGGTGCTCGTTTGCATTACCGTTGCACTTCTTTGCATTCAAAGGTCTCCTGTTCGCCGGCCTTCTAGCAAGGAGATTGTTGCCATGCTTTCCGGCCAATCAGAGCCTCCCAATCTTCCATTAGAGTTCTCACCATCACCGCCTGGTGGGTTTACTTTCAACTTGCGGAAGCAGTAA